One part of the Astatotilapia calliptera chromosome 9, fAstCal1.2, whole genome shotgun sequence genome encodes these proteins:
- the LOC113028873 gene encoding zinc finger BED domain-containing protein 1-like has translation MKEHREKPSTTHASSSQTSIHATMYNATKYPTSSQRHKEITNAVTFFLAKDQCSINTVDTPGFKKLIHTLDKRYNLPSRHYFSRVAIPALYDECHDGVAKEVATAQYFATTTDLWSSRTTEPYLSLTVHFIDMDFNMKTKCLQTSFFPEDHTGQNIAAGLKQALATWDLEERKLVCITTDNAANVILAAQLNGWMRLQCFGHRLHLAIERAMKDHRIERAVGVCKKVVSTFSFSWKKKRELKKAQIDLKLPDHSLKTECPTRWGSRQAMVSRVLEQQKAIAHVLTQDKGTKHLIPSWQDIDVLEAINKTLGPLVEFTDALSGEKYVSVSLIKPTLHLFNNSILAEQDDDTDLSKCIKRRILEYLNEKYGDSPTQELLDMATVLDPRFKLRYEAAVMGTPVGNTEVADDGASNQKKRKKGLSSFFKAPHSTAPGAEHALQLDRAIAFELQAYLQAGTLDTEEDPLGWWKLSQNLFPRLSILAKKYLCIPATSASSERVFSTGGNVVNCLRASLKPDHVNRLVFLAKNL, from the exons ATGAAGGAGCATAGAGAAAAACCCTCAACAACACATGCTTCATCCTCACAGACCTCCATTCACGCTACCATGTACAACGCGACTAAATATCCCACCAGCTCCCAGAGACACAAGGAGATAACAAACGCGGTAACGTTTTTCCTCGCCAAAGACCAATGCTCAATTAACACAGTGGACACCCCCGGCTTTAAGAAACTAATCCACACTTTGGACAAACGGTATAACTTGCCATCTCGTCACTATTTTAGTCGAGTGGCGATTCCCGCTTTATATGACGAGTGTCATGATGGTGTCGCAAAGGAAGTGGCTACAGCCCAATATTTTGCCACCACAACGGACTTGTGGTCAAGCCGCACCACGGAGCCGTATTTGAGCCTCACGGTACATTTCATTGACATGGATTTCAACATGAAAACGAAATGTCTCCAGACATCATTTTTCCCAGAAGACCACACAGGGCAGAACATAGCTGCAGGTCTGAAACAAGCACTGGCTACGTGGGATCTGGAGGAGCGTAAACTCGTCTGTATAACCACAGACAACGCTGCAAATGTCATACTGGCTGCACAACTGAATGGCTGGATGAGGCTCCAGTGCTTTGGGCACAGATTACATTTGGCCATAG aaAGAGCCATGAAAGATCACAGGATTGAGCGTGCAGTGGGGGTCTGCAAAAAAGTGGTCAGCACCTTTTCATtcagttggaaaaaaaagagagagctgaAAAAGGCACAGATAGACCTCAAACTGCCAGACCACTCCTTAAAGACTGAATGTCCAACCAGATGGGGATCTAGGCAGGCCATGGTTTCCAGAGTCCTTGAGCAGCAGAAGGCCATTGCCCATGTCCTCACCCAAGACAAAGGAACCAAGCACCTCATCCCCTCATGGCAGGACATTGATGTCCTTGAGGCCATCAACAAGACCTTGGGACCTCTGGTTGAATTCACTGATGCACTTTCTGGAGAGAAATATGTGAGTGTGTCTTTAATAAAACCAACACTCCACCTATTTAACAACTCAATCTTGGCTGAGCAAGATGATGACACAGACCTCTCAAAATGCATCAAGAGGAGAATACTGGAGTACCTAAATGAAAAGTATGGTGACTCACCAACACAAGAGTTGCTTGACATGGCCACTGTCCTGGACCCAAGGTTCAAACTGAGATAT GAGGCTGCAGTGATGGGGACACCCGTTGGTAACACGGAGGTTGCTGATGATGGTGCATCAAaccaaaagaagaggaaaaagggcCTAAGCAGCTTCTTTAAGGCCCCTCACAGCACAGCTCCAGGTGCAGAACATGCTCTTCAACTGGACCGGGCCATAGCTTTTGAGCTTCAGGCCTACCTCCAGGCAGGGACCCTGGACACAGAGGAAGACCCACTGGGGTGGTGGAAGCTATCACAGAACCTCTTCCCACGACTCTCCATCCTGGCAAAGAAATATCTTTGCATCCCAGCCACAAGTGCCTCATCAGAAAGGGTCTTTAGTACTGGTGGAAATGTTGTCAACTGCCTGCGTGCATCCCTGAAGCCTGATCATGTCAATAGGCTGGTGTTTTTGGCTAAAAACCTTTGA